The genomic segment ACAGTGAGCAGCAGGCAGTCTCTGCAGAAATATAGGAGTAGGTTTGAAAGCAGGTTTGTGGAAGAGCCAAGAAGAAAAGTAAACTCCACTCCATCACACTTAGTGCCATTATCTGTGCTGTGAGTGATTTTGATCTAGTTAATAATTTGGtttagaataaagtaaatcattTTCTTAGCCTCAAGGAAAGCAGTTCATATTTAGATCCCAATTACAAGCCAAATAGTTAGAAGTcagtatttaattttatttatttatttagtttgtaTCCctctcccattagtgtcacagcactattctgagcaggTAGGAGGCTTTATGTATCCCACCCTTCCTCAACCTGATGCCCTCCAAATGGTTGGACTACAAATTGTATAGGCAACAAGGGGTTACATGCAGGTGAATGCTTGGAAGCCTGTAGGCAAAGGAGATCTTTTTCCACACCAAGCATTGAACAGAAACAGGCCAGAAGAGAAGTGGAGAGTCAGAGCTCTCCACTGCTCCTCTTATCTGATTCAAGATTACTAAAATGTTTTGCAAGCTGGTAACCTCTGCTTAGGAgcctcctggtgcagtggttaaactgcagaactgcagtcagGCCTCTAGTCACAACCGGAGTtcgatcccaacaggctcaggtagtcaactccatccttctgaggtcagcaaaTTTGAGTACCCAGATCattgtgtagtctgcataattaaattgtaagccacccagataATGCTTTCAGTACTACGGTATGCTTTGCtttgcagcatgctttgctttgtttgaacGTTCATTTGCTTACGTGCAAACTTTAACAGGGAGATTGGAAAATAGTAAGATTAGAGGAATGCATAGCATCTATATGAAATTCTGTGCTGAATTGAGTGAAGAATTCAGCTAATGAGAAAAACAAATGTGAAATTTCCAGGGAGCATTTGGCAAGTAGTATCTGAGACAGGAAGAGATGAATAATATTCATTGCTCCTatgtactgtttttttaaaaaattgcagagTATCCCATGACCAGCTGCACAAAGATCcttgtatttatatttaaattaccTGCCAATTTGTCTTTATGATCTTCCTCAGGAATGAGAGATTCCtgcatatatttttaacaatgtTTTAGTGCATTAgtgccaatttaaaaaaatggaaacatagGATATAAGTATAATAACAAAACACAGATTTATGTAAGAAATTATGCATCGTTAAAATTTAAATTGACAATTTGCATTTAGCTTCTTATTTATGAACAAGTTGATTTCATTGTAGTTCCACATGATTACTAGTCATGTTTAATCTTGTAGAGTCTGCTTGGCTTAGGAATTGAAATTTGTGAATGATTTAATCTTTATGATAGGAAAAGGGGCTTGTAGGAGCTATGAGAGAGATGGAAGCCTTGTACCACATGGTGGCACTAGTCATGCGGGAAATAGAACATTCAAAATGTTCTTGTACTGTATATGATACCTTTTAGAGACTAAGAAGCAAGCAGTCCAAGTACTGGCTAGGAAATGGATGTGGAAGTTTTTACCACTGTGGTAACAAAATTTAACTTGCTGTTAATCTTTTGAATGAAGGCAGGTGTTTGTTTTCTCATTTAAGCTAGTGTGTCAGAGAAATTAACCTGTGTTAGATATGGATGAAAGATAAACTTTGACTGCAACATCCAAGCCATTTCAGAAGTGACTAGGTACAAATCTTTATATACATTCACTTTGGTGTCCTCAACTTGTGCAATATGGCTTTTATAACACATTGATCTTGAATACCTTTCCCTCAATAAAAGGTTGACTGATGAAATGAAGTCACCCGTATGTACCTTTTACAGTAGAACTGGATTAAACGTtgaaagataatttttttaaaatgcctgatgTGATAATTATCATTTATTGACTTTtggttgttttgttattttaggTGTTGTTTCATTAGTAGCTGTTCATCCTTCAACAGTAAACACACTTGGAAAACAGCTCCTGCCGAAGACATTTGGACAGTCTAATGTCAACATTGCACAGCAAGTGGTAAGATATTAATGAGAAAATCCTGCAAATTGATTGTAATTCTATGTAATAATGTTTTCAGCATCAAGATAGCAAATAAAAAGTGTGCAGATGTGTAGAGTACAAAGAAATAACTCTGTTGTCAAGGTAATACAAGATGGAGATGCTGAAATAAAATGAAGGCTTAGATTGATTGTTTGTATGTATATTTACACAAAGCTCTTGGATTCACCTGACTGTAATACTTTGTAATGTACAGATTAATTTCCCCTACTTCTTTTAAGGTACTTGTAGTTCACACTGCCTGTTTTAAACTTGTCTCCAAAGTAACTGGTATAGTCTAGTGACTTAGAGTAAGGttctccaacctttttgggactgtggattagctgagcctctgaggaagacggggcaccccccccccgtgttcgCTTGGGCGCATGCATGAAGCGGTAAGGGAGTGTGTGCACCAGCGCTGTCATTAGATCTCCCCCACCCTTTTGCGCATGCAAAGGAgcgcctgcccgcccaccccttcactcaggcgcatgcatgaaggggtgggggagtgcccACACCAGCACTGGcatgcatgcgcaaagcagctgtaggGAGGTAAGTGCGTGCAGGGGGAGGTCAGTTTCCacagcccagtccagctcaggccacggaccggcaccgggccgctgACCGGGCGTTGACGACCTCTGACGTAGAGTACCTGGATATGGTGGGGCTGGGAATTTGAATCCTTAGCATGCTTCTTGTGAGAACAGCCAGCCAAGATCCTCTGGCGTTTTTGTAGGAGATAAATTCCCCACATAGAGGGAACTTATTTGTCCCCCACCAAAACTTTAACATTACCATTTTTTCCATGTATGCAATCCCCCCAATATATAAGATGACCactaattttgtcccttgccagaggcagaggagcagtcaatgggcagccgcaagGGGCGGCCCAGCatggctgctcctctgcctccatctcctgttgctgctgcctccactgcccgATTGTCTCCCCCAGTGCAACTTGCCGGGGCTCACTCCCAGCTCAtgtcgccaccttgtcccctgtcCGAAGGGACCCCGTGAGTGGCTTTGGAGGAGGTGATGTGGCGGCAGCGAGAGGAGACCgagtgcagctgctcctttgtctccgtctcctgctgctgctgctgctgcctccgctgctGGATCGCCTCCCCCAGTGCCACTTgcgggctcccttcaggcagggaaCAAGGCGGCGACATGAGCTGGAAGTGAGCCCTGGCAAGTCGCACTGGGGGAGGCAATCGGGCGGCAGAGGCAGCTAAGcgcggctgctcctttgcctccacctccttccgtgtataaaacgaccatcaattttttctctaatgattttaggggaaagtatccttttatacacggaaaaatacggtaacttccTGGGACTACTGATGGGATCTGCTTGGAAATAAGTAGATTAAAAGGGGGAGAGGGTAGGTAGATAAGATTATAGGGAAGGGAGCGAGCAAAGGCAAAAGAAAGGTTTTGATGCTGTGGAAAGTGGGTTTTTCAAAACTTCGTAAAGCAGTTTCCTTTTCTCCAAGGCTCAAAACAGGCATTGGGGGTAGTAAAATAAtggattttatattatttttattttattttcaaactgtgatgctgaaaagcaaaaggaaagggtTGTCCTTAGCTTGACTCTGTTCAGAGGCCACTAGAATACTTGATGGAATGTACATTTAACTTAAGTTCTATCCCCTACTGCTAATCCCTCAGCATGTTAGAATTTATGTAGGATGAGACAAAAGTGCAAAACTCAGTGcaagtttttcctttcctttggggtgtttttggatttctttgttttttacatcttaTGAGGGTTGTGGAAGCTAATGAAATCATATAACGAGTGACATTAttgtaaagattttttaaaattaattataggTGATTGGTACACCTCAAAGACCATCAGCCCCCAATACTATTTTGGTAGGAAGTCCGCATACACCCAATACACACTTTGTATCACAAAACCAGACTGCAGATTCTTCGCCTTGGTCTGCAGGGTGAGTAAAATTCAGTTATTTATAAAAGCTTGACAGAAATGTTTACAAAATGGACATATCTTTCTAACAACTGTATCTGTTTAATTTAGCTGTTGTATAACGTATCTAATTATTTTGGTAATTTGACAGCTATTTGGACTCTACTTTTTTCCtcaagtaagtacagtggtgccccgcataacgagcgattcgtttaacgacagatccgcatagcaatgtgttttttgcaatcgcaaaagcaatcacattgcaatgtttctaatggtaaaacatcgctttgcgataattggtaagtgtttcgcttaccgatttttgcatagtgatgtttttttaacagctgatcggcagttccaaaatggccgccgggtaaataaaatggctgcccgctgtgtttttgcccagattcctcacttaccgggcagcgaaaatggcggccgcatggaggattttcgcagaactgtgagttttttgcccataggaacgcattaaatgtgttttaatgcattcctatgggcttctttgttccgtatagcaacaatttttgctgcatggattatcatcgctatgcggggcaccactgtattagtatcaGAAAGAAGTTTCTTCAGCTTGGAATGGTTCATGTTATGTGTATGGTCCTGATCTGGCTGGGCAAACCAGTTAGTCTTGTTTACTGAAACAACAACCAACATTCTGTTAAGAAAAATGTAGAGAAACTGTCCATGGGCACAGTGCTCTATGTGAGCTAGTGATTGTCCATTTAAAGCAAAGGGCTTCTGTGTGCACAAGGGGTAATGCATATTTGCTTGCTGAGCCTATGAAGAAGCTAGAAGCTTGCTTAATTTGAACCATTGTGTGAGTGGTAGAAATGAGAGGATTCTGCCCAAAGCATTTAATACTCTTGTTAtgcttattttatattatatatatgtttcatttttaaatatttctgaactGTTCTCTATACAGAAGATCCATGGAACAGAAGACTCTTCATGTGTACCTAAAAACAGTATTATAAAAATAACAATCCTAGCAAAATCACAGTTTTTTCATTTGGACTGCCATAGATAATTTTAATGCAGTGTTTGTTTAAAAAGGATTCAGTGACACTATGGTTTGGAATATTTGTTGTCCTGTTTACATTTTAAGTTACCCAAATCACATATTTGTTAATTGCGTATATAATTAGCTCATTGTATCTGTATTTATAGGAAGCgaaataaaaagggagagaagaatggCAAGGGTTTGCGGCACTTCTCTATGAAGGTTTGTGAGAAGGTTCAGAGGAAAGGAACTACCTCATATAATGAGGTAGCAGATGAGTTAGTGGCAGAATTCAGTACAGCAGATGCTCACATCTCACCAAATGAATCGGTAAATATATTCATGTTCTGAATACATTAGGAGGCAGTCAAATGATTACTGATTTTGCATAGCTGTAAACATCCACCATAAAAGCTTTTCATGTATTGCAGTGCCTCATTGTGGGCTCAATATTTACTGTTTGCTTTTTGTCCTGTCTTAGGATAGACTactgcagctccccccccccccaggtctggcCTGTTGCTGCTGCAACTCCTCCCCCAACTTCATCCAGCCagtcatacagtggaccctctacttacagaattaatccgtattggaacagtggctgcaggttgaaaagtctgtaggtcgaggctccattgacctacaacgtattgaaaactgattaatctgtaatcgaccatttttgttccgttttgggttttttttccggcctgtaggtcgagtctccggctgcaagtcgaacctaaattttgcggccagagaagtctgtaactcgaaaagtctgtaagtggagccgtctgtaagttgagggtccactgtacaggccAGGTCAGCCTGTTCCTCCAGGATCAGGTCCTGGATGGGCTGATGTTTTCCCTTTGACTGACCTGGCATTTGTGCCCCCCAAATGTATCGAGATTgatattattttgttattgtgttgcttgtttgtttgttgtaaacCAGTCAGAGTGACCCTGGCTGCcaaatgggcagtatataaattaaataaataaaataaataagacctATTTTGATAccaataagaacataagaaaaaccAGACTTAAAAACTACCTAGTTTAGCGTTCTATTTGCATGCTGGCCATCAGACGCCAAGGAGTAGTCCATAGTCAGAACATGAGGATATTTGCACCAACCTGTTAGTGTTTCTTAGTAACTGATATTCAGAGGTGCAGTGCCATAAAACTGAAGGTAATGTAGAGTTGTTATAATCAATAAGCAGTGAGTTGTATCAGTGACTGGTAGCTTATCTACCATGCAGTTGTCTAGCCTTCTTTTAAAGCTATCTGTGTTAAGCTGTGCATTGTGTGAAGGTACCTCTTTTAATTTGTCCCAAATCTCCCATGATGCAACATTATTTATAGCTTTATGTCATGTTTGCACCATCTCAGCTTTTTTTGGATCTGTTTGCCCTCTTTCATGTGCAGTGCCACAACTGTTAGTTTGCCCTTTTTTCTCCTTCTACACAGCTTGCATTTGAATATGACATTGTCATCCCCCTTTGTTTATTTCCACAACTTCGTTTCCATTTTGCCCATCATATTTGTGTTCTCTTTGAAAACCAAGTGTGCCAGCCAACGTTTCCTCTAATTTTTAGCCCTACTGGGTGGGGCTCCATCCCTTGCACGTGTGactccactccaccccaccccacccccgagtTCTGTTGCAGCTGGaatcaaaggggctggaaatgatggCTTtgggtgcatggaggaggagcCCTGCGTGGAGGGGGTGGAGTCATGCACGCTTACACAGACAAgcaccttagagcagtggtccccaaccttttaaactccacggaccggttggggaaggcgggacaTGTGCACATGCAAAGGAGCATGGGCAGTGCTTGTGGAGGCGcacacacttgtgtgcatgcgcaaaggacGGGGGGCACTCACAAAGGAGTGGGGGGTGCttttgtgtgtgcgcacatgcatgaaggggctcTGCGGGGTGCAGGAGGGCATGCGGGGAGTGGTGGCAGATCTGACTCTGTGGCCCggtctggcccaggccatggacctTCTCGGACCCCTTCCTTAGAGGGAATCTTGATGCCAGCTAATCCAACTTGGCCTGGAGACTTCTGCTATTTACACATAATGTACATTCATTGTTCCTCTCTAGATGGCTCCAACTTGTATACTTTTGTCTGGTGGCCCTTTGGTTTCTCTAGTCCACTGTCATgctttaatgtacagtggtgcctcgcttaacgagcgccccgctgagcgattaaatcgcttaacgaggggctctgggccatcgctggagcattcgctcagcgatggcctctatggcgttttttcgctttgcgatattcgctaagcgattcgcttagtgaatatcgcataacgaagcggggaagaacagctgatcggcggttccaaaatggccgccggaaggtccgcgctgcattttcgcgccctgccctcgcttaccgagggcgcaaaaatggcagcgctatggaggaagatcgcttaacggtgagttttaaagccataggaacgcattgaacaaagttcaatgcgcttctatggcttttttatttccgtttagcgatgtttcgctatagcgaaggttaatccggaacggattaacctcgctatgcgaggcaccactgtactcttgaaATCTATTTCCACTTTATCCTCTTTTAAACAGTCTGAAACAATTTCTTGTCTTACGCAGAGAATTCTATCCAAATTTTGAAATTTTGTGATTTGTGTCAACTTTCCTCCAAGATTTATCTTAAGAGCTGCTCTGCCACATTTTTATGTTAGTTGCCAACTGTTACGGTTCTGGTTGAAATAGAGCATGTCCGTTTAGACAATTCTGGTTTGTCCCCAAATGTTTTCTAGTGCCGCACAACCCTAACCCCTCTTCCCTGCATCCCCATCCTGTCTGTTAATTGTGATGCTTCAGCTTCACCTATGTAGATGCCCCTGTGCATAGAACAGGTAACATTTGAGAGACCTGTTCATTGATTTCCAGATCTTCATAAATGTCATGATAGCAGTCCAGCTGTCACCATGGGAGTATTGCTATTGTTACATGTCTAAAGACGTTGTCACTCAAATCTCTGCTTCTCAACTTACCCAAGTCACCTCCATTGTTCTCGATATCTGGAAGCTCATTGTTCTAAGCACACACTTCACAGTCCTTGTCCTTGTCCTTTGCAACCATTCATGCATAAAGTTGTATCAGTTATTCCAGGTCATGTTTGTAAAACAACCTGAATTGAAGTAACTGATAACACTTGTCACAGTTCCTCAGTTGTACTATttactctgaaaaaaaaagtaaaataaaaaatgtaaaatagttTAATCAAGGATGTTCTGATATTTCTAATCTAATCTGTTTACAGCAGGCTTATGATCAGAAAAATATTAGACGCCGTGTCTATGATGCCTTAAATGTTCTTATGGCCATGAACATTATTtccaaggagaagaaagaaatcaaatggaTTGGCCTACCTACTAATTCAGCTCAGGAGTGTCAAAATTTAGAGGTAAAATATGGTGAATGCTTTTCATTTGCAGTATTAGTCtcttaatatgtattgtaattGAATACTATGGATGAGCAGATTCTTCGACTTGTCTAAATTTGTGGCTTCCCTTTAGTTCAGCATTAGTTGGATTTCAAGTGGTAGAAATTATTCTGCTTATGTGCCAGTCTTAggttatatgtattttttaacTTGAAAAGAATTGTGTAATTGCTCAGTTTTATAAGAGGCATATGAGTATGTTGAATGGAATGGATCTGCCAACTTTCATGTTCCAGGAAGTTTGATTTACTTTccatgaactacagtggtgcctcacattacgacattaattcattccagcgaaatcactgtaaaacgaaaacattgtaatgcgaaatttaaaagcccatagaaacgcattaaaacccgattaatgcgttcctaggggcttgaaactcaccgtccagcgaagatcctccatagtgcagccattttcgctgcctgtgcagcgaggaatccgtcccagaaaagagcggggagccatgttttttacccggcggccattttgaaaccgccgatcagctggccgaaaatcattgctttgtgagaatcggttcccgaagcagggaaccgatcgtcgcaaagtgaaattcccccataggaaacattgttttgcgatcgcaaaaccttcaacataAAGTGATTTCGTCATAAAACTGAGCactcgtaatgtgaggcaccactgtattcataagtAAACAGAACCTAGGCATACAGGGCAAGAATAACACAGAGGTAGATTCTGTCAATTTTTCTCTAATGGATGGTGTCATTATAAGAAATTGTTTTTTCTTGAAAAACAGTAATTGAATAATAATTATTAGATACCTTATAAAAAGGACTATATTTCATTCAGTGGCAGTGGAGCTCTGGATGTTCAAATCCTGAagattttaaaagggcattttgTATGGCCAGGGAGTGAGGGAGGGAGTGCAGAGAGCATTTCTAATAGGTTGTCGGTGGATAATGCCTTTGTGGTTGTggagaaataaaaacaatggTATCAGAGATCTGTTTCAGCATGATTGATGACTCAGGTGTTTTAAAAAGTGCAACAGCTGATTCTTGTGCCATATTGCTAACTGATTTTGAAACTTCTCTTCAAAAATAGTTTGATATTTGTCATGGgtacttctttgttttttaaaacaaatgtaaaaattTAGACATGCAGAAATGATTTCAATGATTTCTTTGGATCTTAATTTATATGTAGACCTTTTCATTTCATACCGGTCACCAGTGCATTATTAAAATCGATCAAAACGTACAGTAGCCAGACTCATCTGTAATGACATTCCCTTGTTTGTTAAGGTGGAAAGACAGAGAAGACTTGAAAGAATAAAGCAAAAACAGTCACAGTTACAAGAACTAATTCTTCAGGTATGGTTACATAATGCTGACCACATCGGCAAATTCATTTGTGCTATATCAGTTTCCTGATGCGTTCAGATAAGATCTCTAATGCTGAAGTATTAATTCCATCATAAGTGGAATAAGGAGGCATTGATTTTAATTCAGTTTGCAGTTTCAGTTTACTTCCTATTCAGAGTATTGAAATGCTCAAAAATAGTCAAATTTTcactcattcttttaaaaaatgtctttacaGCAAATTGCCTTCAAAAACCTTGTTCAGCGAAATCGTCAAGCAGAACAGCAAGCAAACAGACCACCAGCTTCTAATTCTGTCATTCACTTGCCATTTATCATTGTGAACACCAGCAAGAAGACTGTGATTGACTGCAGTATTTCTAATGACAAGTAAGTTGTTGGTAGGAAGAGAAAGATACGAAAAGAAGagagattgatttttttaaaaaaaatattgatgaaATGTAGAGTTCAAATTTCATTAAAGGGAGTATATGTACTCCCTTCGAAGGGCACTTTCAGGATCACCACTTTAACAAACAAGCAGCAGAAATGATGGATAGCACAAAATAAGAGTGCTTGGCATCCTCTTTTCAAGCAAGAATGACATGACACATTCAAAATAAAATGTCCAAGAGACAATTTCTGCCACAGTTGCAAGGCAAGGAGGGAGAATGGGGGAATTTTTTAATCTGatacttttattttatatatagagatagatatatagatagatatatatagatatactgtatatactgtagagatagatagataggattaTAGTTGGTTTTGTGTGCTGTGCATTTAGCTGATTATTAATTTATGTAGAGCTTCACAGTCTCTGACAATAA from the Pogona vitticeps strain Pit_001003342236 chromosome 3, PviZW2.1, whole genome shotgun sequence genome contains:
- the TFDP1 gene encoding transcription factor Dp-1 isoform X1 — its product is MAKDAGLIEANGELKVFIDQNLSPGKGVVSLVAVHPSTVNTLGKQLLPKTFGQSNVNIAQQVVIGTPQRPSAPNTILVGSPHTPNTHFVSQNQTADSSPWSAGKRNKKGEKNGKGLRHFSMKVCEKVQRKGTTSYNEVADELVAEFSTADAHISPNESQAYDQKNIRRRVYDALNVLMAMNIISKEKKEIKWIGLPTNSAQECQNLEVERQRRLERIKQKQSQLQELILQQIAFKNLVQRNRQAEQQANRPPASNSVIHLPFIIVNTSKKTVIDCSISNDKFEYLFNFDNAFEIHDDIEVLKRMGMAFGLESGSCSAEDLKSARSLVPKALEPYVTEMAQGSISSVYVSSTSGSASNGTRFSNSDYSNGGDGMLATSSNGSQYSGSRVETPVSYVGDDDDDDDDDFNENDDDD
- the TFDP1 gene encoding transcription factor Dp-1 isoform X2 — encoded protein: MAKDAGLIEANGELKVFIDQNLSPGKGVVSLVAVHPSTVNTLGKQLLPKTFGQSNVNIAQQVVIGTPQRPSAPNTILVGSPHTPNTHFVSQNQTADSSPWSAGKRNKKGEKNGKGLRHFSMKVCEKVQRKGTTSYNEVADELVAEFSTADAHISPNESAYDQKNIRRRVYDALNVLMAMNIISKEKKEIKWIGLPTNSAQECQNLEVERQRRLERIKQKQSQLQELILQQIAFKNLVQRNRQAEQQANRPPASNSVIHLPFIIVNTSKKTVIDCSISNDKFEYLFNFDNAFEIHDDIEVLKRMGMAFGLESGSCSAEDLKSARSLVPKALEPYVTEMAQGSISSVYVSSTSGSASNGTRFSNSDYSNGGDGMLATSSNGSQYSGSRVETPVSYVGDDDDDDDDDFNENDDDD